CGCAGGTTAGCGGTAAACAGGTGCCCCATCAGATCCACCGAGTGCAGATGGGTATAAACCAGGGTGGGGTTGTGCTTTTCAATCAGGTATTTCAGAGTCTCAGCATGCCAGCGTGCCTGTCTTTGCCAGGATTCCAATACAATTTGTGCCAGCTCTTTATCGTGACTGGTGGAGTGAGAAACAAAGGGAATAACGCCGAATTTGTCAAAGAGTTCGCGTCCTAATTCTTCAGGGTGAATCAAGTGGAAGTCATCCAGGTTCGCCGCAAAGGAAATGTACAAACGTAACTCGGAGCCATCTGAGGCAAGGTGCATAATACGGTAATAACGACCGATCCGAACATCCTTACCATCTTGCTTGTATACATCGTAGACACATTCGCTCCAATCGGTGGTATTCACCACCACCATTGGCTCAGCATCCTTCTTACTCTTATAGATAGCTACCCGATCATATTCACCCTTTTCGTTGGCCAGAATTAATCCGTAGCGTCTGGTTTCACCTTTATTAACAATAATACCGAATTCTTTGGCACCTGCCGGGGCAGCAACCCAACCTTTGGCAGGCTTAATGGGTGTTTGAACAACATCGTGTTTGCCCGCTGCACCGTTTTCACCGTCAATGCCGTCCGCTTCGCTTAATACAATACTGGTCATTTTGAGGGAGGTATTACCCTTTTCATCGGAAATCTCTTCACTCATAAAGCAGCCGGCGCCGGTTTCATCAACCTCACAGGCTTTATAGACAGGGGCCTTGAACTCGGAATTTTCACTGGCTTTTACTACTTTTTCGTAGTCCACCTGGGCGGTGAAAAAGGGGGTTTCCGGGCAGGTTCCGTCTACTAAGATAATGTTTTTCAACACTTCGGGATCCTCGGACGGGGGCCAGGAAGTAGGATAATGGTATACCAACACTTTGTGACCGTTTTTGGCATACAAGTTCCAGATGGTTTCAGCCTTCACGATACGGGAGTTCATACCAAACTCAATTTCATCTAAGGCCTTGCCCTTAAAATGTGTCCAAAAACAGGTGATACCATGGGTACCAGGATAAGCACCGTTTCCCAGAGTGGACCAGCAGGGAGGGGTAATGGTGGGTACAGCACCCATCATTTCACAATTCTCATGGCAAGCTCCCATATCGGCCATTCTCTTTATATTTGGCAGCCTTCCAGCATCCATCAAGGGCTTCATAAAGGCCGGGTCTGCACCATCAATACCCAGCAGCATAACTCTCTTGGCAGAAATATTTTGCATAGGTCATCCTCCTTAATGTCATTTTTTACCACAAAATAAACCATATATTAGAAGAGGCCAACTAATTTCCAATAGGGATAGCAAATACAGGTTAATAAGATGAAGCCTAAAACAGAACGAATACAAAGGGCTTTAAATACATCCCGAAAGTTCATATAACCATAACCAAAGGCAAACAACAGGATGGCATATTCGTAAGGTAAGATATAAATATCCATCGCGTAGTTAAGGGTATAAACAAGAGGAAGAGCACCCAACCCCAGTTTAGCAGCTATGCCCACCAGTAAGTCTGTGAAGGTTGCCAGAGCAGCCAGAGGTGTCAGAACAAAGTTAACTGCCACACCAAAGAACCAAATAATAGCCATAATCTTTAAGGGAGATCCTTGCAGCATAGGTGCCAAGCTGCCAGCCAAAACCTTACTAAAACCAATATGACCAGCCACCACGCCGATGGAAATAGCACCGGCAATGAAGAACATAATGTTCAGGTTAATCTTTTCAAAATCTTCCTTTTCTAACAGGCCAACGCTAGGTAGGAAAATCAAGGGTAAAATTAGTACAAAGACCCAGTCTGGGGCAAAGGTAAAGTTTAAAACTGGTTGTAAAAGATACACACCAATAATAGCAACCACATAAAGCAGCACTCTTAATTCCCTAACATTAAAGGCACCCAATTGCTGGTACTGTTCAGTAACCTTTTTGCGAATAGCTTCGTTTTGATTGGCTTGGTTAATATTTTTTTGAGGTCGATAAATGATAATGGCAGATATTAATGAAAAAGTAATCCAGAATAATGAAGGAATAAAGTTATGTGCAGCCCACTCCACCCATTTGATGGGATGACCTACAGCTTCGGTGTAAAGGCTGTTCACCATGATGTTTTGTGATGCACTGGTAAGAATACCGATTCCGGAAGCAGCCCCGGCAAAGAACGCCACCAGCATTAAGACGGTAGCCTCTTTACTTTTAGGCTGATAACCCATGATCTGGCAGATACTAATGGCAATGGGAGCAAGTACAGCGAATCGCGCCAAGTTATCAGGACAAATAAACATAAGGACAACACCAATAATCGTAATGGCTACGGATAAGGAAAACACTGTGTAATTTTTCATTCGTAAAAGTGTCCAGAAAGCAATCCTTTTCCCTAAGCCGGTTACCATAATGGCTAAACCAATCAGCATGGCACCGGGAGTTGTCCAAACAGGAATAGCTCCAAAGGCATCGAAGATAACGTTAGCCGGTGCAAGACCAGAAACTAAATAAAGGACTGGCAGTGTCATGGCTACCATTTCGTTAGGTAATACCTCAACCACCCAGGTAACAACGGCCCACATGGTAAGTGCTAAAAATAACTTGTGATTAGACTCCAAGGGTATCGGTGAAAGCCAAATTGCCAAGGGTATTAAAATAGTTACGGCCCACTTTAAGAGTAATGTACTTATACTTGATGCATTTTTAGTTTTGTTTTCTGCTGATTCAATGGGTGTACAGGTCACTTCACTCATATTAAGCCCCCACTCTCTATAATATTTCTAATGTCGTGATTATGTTTATTTTCACTAAATGAATCCTAGAAAACTACATATACCTCCCCCTGATCACTTTTTGGCGTTCTTTGTCGCATCGCCGACTATGTTTTTATTTTAATTCAGGGATAAATGTCATGTAAAATACACACTAAGTATAATGGTATAGGCAAAACCTATATGTTTATAAGTTCTTTTGCGTTATAATAAAAAAGATTTCTGTTATTAGTAATAATCATCACAAAGGAGCGAACAAAGTGCGATTAGAGCAGCTGTATTACATCGTAGAAGTTGACAAACAAAAATCCATATCCAAAGCTGCTAAGCAACTTTATATTTCACAACCTTCCCTTAGTTCTGCCATCAGCAACCTGGAAGATGAATTAAATACTAAAATTTTCATTCGATCTCAAAACGGTGTTGAAGCCACCGAAGCGGGCCGAATTGTTGTTGAAAAAGCCTCCCGAATTGTACAGGAGGCTGAGGAAATTAAAAATATGTTTACCGAACAAACCGTAAAGGGTAACATAAACGTTACCACCATGCCGGCCATCTGTAATTTTATTATCCTGGAGGTATTCTCCAGTTTTAAGGAAGAATATCCCCATATAAATATTCATATTCGAGAAGAGGACAATACAAATATCCTACGGGAACTAGACAGCGGTGACACAGACATCGGAATAATTGGCCTATGTGATTATGAAAAAAAAGATTTTCTGGTAAAAGCCAGAAAAAATAATATTTATTATGAAGATCTGTTTTTAGATGAGTTATGCTTCTATGCAGGACCTAATAACCCTTTATCCTATAAGCATCAGGTGAGCATAGAAGAGATATACAATTATCCTTTGGTTATCTATAAAAATAACGTATCAGACAAGGACTTAGAGGAGTTTGGTAATACTAAACATCTAAATATTTTACGTTTTAACGACCGGGAAAGTATTAAAAGAATGGCATCTCAAGGAAATGGGTTGGCATTGTTACCCCGTGTTATGTCGTTAAATGACATCTATGTACTCTCGGGAAAATTGGTACCGTTAGATATTGCAAACCTAAAGATACCTCTCTCTATCGGTATTGTATATAAGAAGAGTTATTTACCTGTTATACAAAAGGAATTTATTTTGTACTTAAAAAACATTATTGCAAATATAATAAAATAAGATTTTTTCCGTTTAGGTTGATACCGATATTTGACCAACAGATATCCCCCTCTATACATAGTAAAAGATATGTATAG
This genomic interval from Desulforamulus reducens MI-1 contains the following:
- a CDS encoding alkaline phosphatase family protein, which encodes MQNISAKRVMLLGIDGADPAFMKPLMDAGRLPNIKRMADMGACHENCEMMGAVPTITPPCWSTLGNGAYPGTHGITCFWTHFKGKALDEIEFGMNSRIVKAETIWNLYAKNGHKVLVYHYPTSWPPSEDPEVLKNIILVDGTCPETPFFTAQVDYEKVVKASENSEFKAPVYKACEVDETGAGCFMSEEISDEKGNTSLKMTSIVLSEADGIDGENGAAGKHDVVQTPIKPAKGWVAAPAGAKEFGIIVNKGETRRYGLILANEKGEYDRVAIYKSKKDAEPMVVVNTTDWSECVYDVYKQDGKDVRIGRYYRIMHLASDGSELRLYISFAANLDDFHLIHPEELGRELFDKFGVIPFVSHSTSHDKELAQIVLESWQRQARWHAETLKYLIEKHNPTLVYTHLHSVDLMGHLFTANLRPSHQDHEFFRELMAKSYELSDDWVGEFLPYMEDQETTLFLVSDHGLTAGEENPPLLADPWGINAGVMSELGYIGLKNDEKGKPAIDWSKTKAVAQRSGYIYINLKGRDPEGIVDPSEYDELVTKIIDDLYAYRDKKTGKRVVAFALRSEDQKIIGLGGENCGDIYYILEPDFNRIHGDSLPTYGKHGTSVMSIFIAAGAGVKQNYRTERVIRQVDVVPTIADLLGGPVPAQCEGGILYQLLNKYGQ
- a CDS encoding SLC13 family permease → MSEVTCTPIESAENKTKNASSISTLLLKWAVTILIPLAIWLSPIPLESNHKLFLALTMWAVVTWVVEVLPNEMVAMTLPVLYLVSGLAPANVIFDAFGAIPVWTTPGAMLIGLAIMVTGLGKRIAFWTLLRMKNYTVFSLSVAITIIGVVLMFICPDNLARFAVLAPIAISICQIMGYQPKSKEATVLMLVAFFAGAASGIGILTSASQNIMVNSLYTEAVGHPIKWVEWAAHNFIPSLFWITFSLISAIIIYRPQKNINQANQNEAIRKKVTEQYQQLGAFNVRELRVLLYVVAIIGVYLLQPVLNFTFAPDWVFVLILPLIFLPSVGLLEKEDFEKINLNIMFFIAGAISIGVVAGHIGFSKVLAGSLAPMLQGSPLKIMAIIWFFGVAVNFVLTPLAALATFTDLLVGIAAKLGLGALPLVYTLNYAMDIYILPYEYAILLFAFGYGYMNFRDVFKALCIRSVLGFILLTCICYPYWKLVGLF
- a CDS encoding LysR family transcriptional regulator, encoding MRLEQLYYIVEVDKQKSISKAAKQLYISQPSLSSAISNLEDELNTKIFIRSQNGVEATEAGRIVVEKASRIVQEAEEIKNMFTEQTVKGNINVTTMPAICNFIILEVFSSFKEEYPHINIHIREEDNTNILRELDSGDTDIGIIGLCDYEKKDFLVKARKNNIYYEDLFLDELCFYAGPNNPLSYKHQVSIEEIYNYPLVIYKNNVSDKDLEEFGNTKHLNILRFNDRESIKRMASQGNGLALLPRVMSLNDIYVLSGKLVPLDIANLKIPLSIGIVYKKSYLPVIQKEFILYLKNIIANIIK